In a single window of the Campylobacter fetus subsp. testudinum 03-427 genome:
- a CDS encoding putative membrane protein — MLFSAIIFNILLLIYSVSNLSISYNEAVIYFQKVNFLSIVTNASTILFGRNDYALRLPFLVLHFLNIFLIYKVSKPILKRKSDRLISAILYMFLPGVLASAILINEAGFVIFITLLIVYFEQNKMFKSFVFMLLVSLIISEPFISLYIAIIFFGIFKRDKKLAIFGLIFCLAWFWLNGIDAYGKPKGYFIDTIGVFAAVFSPLIFIYFIYTIYRIAIKEEKTFLWFVAITAFGICSIISIRQRPSLEMFLPFCVIFMPVMVRTFFSSYRARLPKFRIKYKFTTIIVLAVLFSNSSATIFHNFLYFFLKDPKDHFAYKYDVAKELAKKLNELGISYVKTDQNLALRLKFYGVLRGKEYILSRSKNDNCDQTIINIKKLGKQIDKFYLCKII, encoded by the coding sequence TTGCTATTTAGCGCCATTATATTTAATATTTTGTTACTCATTTACAGTGTTTCAAATTTAAGTATAAGCTACAACGAAGCAGTGATTTATTTCCAAAAAGTAAATTTTTTATCCATAGTGACAAACGCTTCTACTATTTTGTTTGGGCGTAATGATTATGCTTTAAGACTACCTTTTTTGGTTTTACATTTTTTAAATATATTTTTGATATACAAAGTTTCAAAGCCTATATTAAAAAGAAAATCCGATAGGCTTATTTCAGCTATTTTATATATGTTTTTACCGGGGGTATTGGCAAGTGCGATACTAATAAATGAAGCCGGATTTGTGATATTTATAACTTTGCTTATTGTATATTTTGAACAAAATAAGATGTTTAAATCTTTTGTTTTTATGCTTTTAGTATCACTTATAATAAGCGAACCTTTTATAAGTTTATATATAGCGATAATATTTTTTGGAATATTTAAACGAGACAAAAAATTAGCCATTTTTGGACTGATATTTTGTCTAGCATGGTTTTGGTTAAACGGTATCGATGCTTATGGCAAACCAAAAGGGTATTTTATAGACACAATTGGCGTATTTGCAGCGGTATTTTCGCCGTTAATCTTTATATATTTTATATATACGATATATAGAATCGCCATAAAAGAGGAAAAAACTTTTCTTTGGTTCGTTGCTATAACCGCTTTTGGGATCTGCTCTATCATATCTATAAGACAACGTCCGAGTCTTGAAATGTTTCTGCCTTTTTGCGTGATTTTTATGCCGGTCATGGTTCGTACGTTTTTTAGCTCATATCGCGCCAGACTTCCTAAATTTAGAATAAAATATAAATTTACTACAATTATAGTGTTAGCAGTTCTATTTTCAAACTCATCGGCGACTATATTTCATAACTTTTTATATTTTTTCTTAAAAGATCCAAAAGACCATTTTGCCTATAAATACGACGTTGCGAAAGAACTTGCTAAAAAGCTTAACGAGCTTGGTATAAGCTATGTAAAAACAGATCAAAATTTAGCTTTAAGACTAAAATTTTATGGCGTGTTAAGAGGTAAAGAGTATATTTTAAGTAGAAGTAAAAATGATAACTGCGATCAAACCATTATAAACATAAAAAAACTCGGCAAACAAATCGACAAATTTTATCTCTGTAAAATAATATAA
- the lolC gene encoding lipoprotein releasing system, transmembrane protein, LolC/E family (Pfam matches to PF02687.17 FtsX, and to PF12704.3 MacB_PCD), whose translation MPSMVKYLLLKYLRFDKTQPFITLSAILAFLGVSIGLMVLIVAMAIMNGFDKEFERKLFTMNYPITVLSHIKGSISSLDVDELRQKFPNLKLSPYISTQTILKNGSQLEGGLVFGVDFNDEKEINSVIKDAIKDSIPTGFEIVIGKGIKDEFMLGENEKITLIFMQNSPTGLAIVPTMKRFNAVADFSSGLIAYDKAYSYTDVNALRKVLGYDDDKFDGIHIYSQNPKQDIIKLNDILPPGQKAVGWWEQNGNFFSALALEKRALFIVLMLIILVASLNIISSLLMTVMNRRQEIALLLALGASKNEIKRSFFTQGLCIGGSGIVFGLALGLFGVWLLGSFDIINLPADVYGSSKLPMELSLSDLSMIIIGAIFIVAFSSYYPAKKASNVDILTTLRNE comes from the coding sequence TTGCCTAGTATGGTAAAATATCTACTATTAAAATATCTAAGATTTGATAAAACTCAGCCGTTTATCACACTTTCTGCTATTTTGGCGTTTTTAGGCGTAAGCATAGGTCTGATGGTGTTGATAGTCGCTATGGCTATAATGAACGGATTTGATAAAGAGTTTGAAAGAAAGCTTTTTACAATGAATTATCCTATAACAGTTTTAAGTCATATTAAAGGATCTATTTCAAGCTTGGACGTAGATGAACTAAGACAAAAGTTTCCAAATTTAAAACTAAGTCCATATATCAGCACTCAAACTATATTGAAAAACGGCTCTCAGCTTGAGGGTGGGCTTGTATTTGGAGTAGATTTCAATGATGAAAAAGAGATAAACTCAGTTATAAAAGACGCTATAAAAGATAGTATTCCTACGGGATTTGAGATAGTGATCGGTAAGGGTATAAAAGACGAATTTATGCTAGGAGAGAATGAAAAAATCACTCTTATATTTATGCAAAATAGCCCTACTGGACTAGCTATAGTTCCTACTATGAAGCGATTTAACGCTGTAGCGGACTTTAGTTCAGGGCTTATCGCTTATGATAAAGCTTATAGTTACACAGATGTTAATGCTTTGAGAAAAGTTCTTGGGTATGATGATGATAAATTTGATGGCATTCATATATACTCTCAAAATCCAAAACAAGATATCATAAAGCTAAATGATATCTTACCGCCGGGTCAAAAAGCAGTTGGCTGGTGGGAGCAAAACGGTAATTTTTTTAGTGCTTTAGCACTTGAAAAGAGGGCGCTTTTTATAGTTTTAATGCTTATTATCTTAGTTGCTAGTTTAAATATCATAAGTTCTCTTTTAATGACTGTTATGAACCGCCGACAAGAAATAGCTCTTTTACTCGCTCTTGGTGCTAGTAAAAATGAGATCAAAAGAAGTTTTTTTACTCAAGGATTATGTATAGGTGGGAGCGGGATCGTGTTCGGGCTCGCTCTAGGACTTTTTGGTGTATGGCTACTTGGGAGTTTTGATATAATAAATTTACCAGCAGATGTTTATGGAAGTAGCAAACTACCTATGGAGCTATCTTTAAGTGATTTATCAATGATAATTATAGGTGCTATTTTTATAGTTGCATTTTCATCATATTACCCTGCCAAAAAAGCTAGTAACGTAGATATCTTGACAACTCTTAGGAATGAGTAG
- a CDS encoding putative type II secretion system protein, which translates to MKKAFTLIELVIVLVIVGIMAFFTVPKLNRNDLRLAADQIVSHIRYTQHLAIIDDKFNQSDPDWYKKRWIFEFTNINTQNKIKGICENTNCWRYNVYSDKTGSTNLNSIGQAAKDPENSSKRLTAGFSPNSMSNTILKQLNLKLNLTHTYNINAIKFSDGCLAQRSNVGIKIRFDELGLPYDGNPDKPYGQSFIDKTAGKVSPCTIKLIHTNNDCIFIKVTPITGFAYVELAASKADCNK; encoded by the coding sequence ATGAAAAAAGCATTTACACTAATAGAGCTTGTAATAGTACTAGTCATAGTCGGCATAATGGCATTTTTTACGGTTCCTAAATTAAACAGAAATGATCTCCGTTTAGCCGCCGATCAGATAGTAAGCCACATTCGTTATACCCAGCATTTAGCTATAATAGATGATAAATTTAATCAAAGCGATCCGGACTGGTATAAAAAAAGATGGATTTTTGAATTTACAAATATAAATACACAAAATAAAATTAAAGGTATATGTGAAAATACTAACTGCTGGAGATATAATGTATATTCTGATAAAACAGGCAGCACAAATCTAAATTCTATAGGTCAAGCTGCAAAAGATCCTGAGAATTCATCAAAAAGACTAACTGCTGGTTTTTCACCTAATTCTATGAGCAATACTATATTAAAACAATTAAATTTAAAACTAAATTTGACACATACATACAATATAAATGCAATAAAATTTAGCGATGGATGTCTAGCACAAAGAAGCAATGTAGGCATAAAAATTAGATTTGATGAGCTCGGACTTCCATATGATGGAAATCCAGATAAGCCATATGGACAATCGTTTATCGATAAAACCGCCGGAAAAGTATCACCTTGCACCATAAAACTCATTCATACTAATAATGATTGCATATTCATAAAAGTCACGCCGATAACCGGTTTTGCGTATGTTGAGTTAGCAGCGTCAAAAGCAGATTGCAACAAATAG
- the secA gene encoding preprotein translocase, SecA subunit (Pfam matches to PF07517.10 SecA_DEAD, and to PF07516.9 SecA_SW, and to PF01043.16 SecA_PP_bind, and to PF02810.11 SEC-C, and to PF00271.27 Helicase_C), with translation MITAIARKIFGTRNDKEIKKYFKRVTLINALESRYSNLSDDELKGEFSKLKVDLLSKKVTKDDILNDVFAIVREVSKRTLNMRHFDVQLIGGMVLNDGRIAEMKTGEGKTLVATLPVVLNAMDEKGVHVVTVNDYLAKRDATQMSEIYNFLGLSVGVILSGEYDDEKRKAAYNSDITYGTNNEFGFDYLRDNMKFEIDQKVQREHNFVIVDEVDSILIDEARTPLIISGPTNRTLDGYIKADVVAKQLVRGEAADPRVPNSKATGDFVVDEKNRTIMITEAGIAKAEKLFGVDNLYNLENAILSHHLDQALKAHNLFEKDVHYVVKDSQVVIVDEFTGRLSEGRRFSEGLHQALEAKEGVKIQEESQTLADITFQNYFRMYSRLSGMTGTAQTEATEFSQIYKLEVISIPTNVPIKRVDRDDLIYKTENEKFKAVIEEIKRSNIKGQPVLVGTASIEKSEIFHKMLVKEKIAHSVLNAKNHEKEAEIIVQAGAKGAVTIATNMAGRGVDIRIDDEVRELGGLYIIGTERHESRRIDNQLRGRAGRQGDPGLSRFYLSLEDNLLRIFGSDKIKAIMDRLGIEEGESIESRLVTRAVENAQKKVESLHFESRKHILEYDDVANEQRKTIYKYRNELLNPNYDLKDKIISNRQDFVKTLLDEVNIFDGGLGDEFDISRLCEVVYGESGTRIDEDEIKGLDYHSLADKVSDKLAKDYEDKMSVIDEEQRKNIEKVLYLQVLDGAWREHLYQMDILKTGIGLRGYNQKDPLTEYKKESYNLFMELVNRLKNESIKTLQIVRFKTEDDENTHRALEKMQDEANLQNKFEKKPARNEPCPCGSGKKYKDCCGKSGPKKGVFA, from the coding sequence ATGATTACAGCTATTGCAAGAAAAATTTTTGGCACTAGAAACGATAAAGAGATTAAAAAATATTTCAAACGCGTCACATTGATAAATGCTCTTGAGAGTAGATATTCAAATTTAAGCGATGATGAGCTTAAGGGAGAATTTAGTAAGCTAAAGGTTGATTTATTATCAAAAAAAGTGACAAAAGACGATATTTTAAATGATGTTTTTGCAATAGTTAGAGAAGTTTCAAAAAGAACTTTAAATATGCGCCATTTCGATGTTCAGCTTATAGGAGGAATGGTTTTAAATGACGGAAGAATAGCCGAAATGAAAACTGGAGAGGGAAAAACCTTAGTTGCTACGCTTCCAGTTGTTTTAAATGCTATGGATGAAAAAGGCGTTCACGTCGTTACTGTAAATGACTATCTTGCAAAAAGAGACGCTACGCAAATGAGTGAAATTTACAATTTTTTAGGTCTTAGCGTAGGTGTAATTTTGAGTGGCGAGTATGATGATGAAAAGAGAAAAGCCGCTTATAATAGCGATATAACTTATGGTACAAATAACGAATTTGGATTTGACTATCTGCGTGATAATATGAAATTTGAAATCGATCAAAAAGTGCAAAGAGAGCATAATTTCGTTATAGTTGATGAAGTAGATAGTATATTGATAGATGAAGCTAGAACGCCGCTTATCATAAGTGGTCCTACAAATCGAACTCTTGATGGCTACATAAAAGCTGATGTAGTGGCTAAACAGCTAGTAAGAGGCGAAGCTGCAGATCCAAGAGTTCCAAATTCTAAAGCTACTGGAGATTTTGTCGTAGATGAAAAAAACCGTACGATAATGATAACCGAAGCAGGTATAGCAAAAGCTGAGAAGCTTTTTGGTGTGGATAATCTGTATAATCTGGAAAATGCTATTCTTAGTCATCACCTTGATCAAGCGTTAAAAGCTCACAATTTATTTGAGAAAGACGTTCATTACGTTGTAAAAGACTCACAAGTCGTTATAGTTGATGAATTTACCGGACGACTTAGCGAGGGTAGAAGATTTAGCGAGGGACTTCATCAAGCTTTAGAAGCAAAAGAGGGTGTAAAAATTCAAGAAGAAAGCCAAACTTTAGCAGATATTACTTTTCAAAACTACTTTAGAATGTACTCTAGACTCTCTGGTATGACTGGAACCGCGCAAACTGAAGCTACAGAGTTTTCTCAAATTTATAAATTAGAAGTTATATCTATACCTACAAATGTTCCTATAAAAAGAGTAGATAGAGATGATCTTATCTATAAAACTGAAAATGAAAAATTTAAAGCTGTTATAGAAGAGATCAAAAGATCAAACATAAAAGGTCAGCCAGTTTTAGTCGGAACTGCAAGTATAGAAAAGAGTGAGATATTTCACAAAATGTTAGTTAAAGAAAAAATTGCACACTCTGTTTTAAATGCTAAAAATCATGAAAAAGAAGCTGAAATAATAGTTCAGGCCGGAGCAAAAGGTGCAGTAACCATAGCTACAAATATGGCAGGACGCGGCGTCGATATACGAATAGACGATGAGGTAAGAGAGCTTGGAGGGCTTTATATCATAGGAACTGAGCGCCACGAAAGCAGACGTATAGATAATCAGTTAAGAGGACGCGCTGGACGTCAAGGCGACCCTGGGCTTAGTAGATTTTATCTAAGTCTTGAAGATAATCTTCTTAGGATATTTGGTAGTGATAAGATAAAAGCTATTATGGACAGACTTGGTATAGAAGAGGGTGAAAGCATAGAGAGCAGACTTGTTACAAGAGCGGTTGAAAACGCTCAAAAGAAAGTAGAGAGTTTGCATTTTGAGAGTAGAAAACATATACTTGAGTATGATGATGTAGCAAATGAGCAAAGAAAGACTATCTATAAATATAGAAATGAGCTTTTAAACCCAAATTATGACCTAAAAGATAAGATTATATCAAATAGACAAGATTTTGTAAAAACTCTACTTGATGAGGTTAATATATTTGATGGCGGACTTGGAGATGAGTTTGATATATCAAGGCTTTGTGAAGTCGTATATGGCGAGAGTGGAACTAGGATAGATGAAGATGAGATAAAAGGGCTGGATTATCATAGTTTAGCAGATAAAGTATCAGATAAACTAGCAAAAGATTATGAAGATAAGATGTCTGTGATAGATGAAGAGCAAAGAAAAAATATCGAAAAAGTTTTATATCTACAAGTTTTAGATGGTGCTTGGAGAGAGCATTTGTATCAAATGGATATACTAAAAACCGGTATTGGACTTCGTGGATATAATCAAAAAGATCCTCTTACTGAGTATAAAAAAGAGAGTTACAATCTATTTATGGAGCTTGTTAATAGGCTTAAAAATGAGAGTATTAAGACGCTTCAGATAGTTAGATTTAAAACTGAAGATGATGAAAATACGCATAGAGCTTTAGAAAAAATGCAAGACGAAGCAAATTTACAAAATAAATTTGAAAAAAAACCTGCAAGAAATGAGCCTTGCCCATGCGGAAGCGGAAAAAAATATAAAGATTGCTGCGGAAAAAGCGGCCCGAAAAAAGGAGTTTTTGCCTAG
- a CDS encoding putative helicase, PIF1 family (DUF889 domain) (Pfam matches to PF05970.10 PIF1, and to PF02689.10 Herpes_Helicase), translating into MLNDILNILNDSNLFLTGGGGVGKSYTIKEIISHYKSGFKNVVVLGSTGISAVGVGGVSCHSFFKFGISENFEELKLLDKKQKSKLNELKKILKNCDLLIIDEISMVSAELMEMISLRLIWSEFRGKVLLVGDFYQLPPVKKSAQNLLFSFNYAFSSNAWNNLNLKNVELRVSKRTKDVGFYKILSKIRIGVIDDEICDFLKSKIVREIPNNITALFGRNYEADRLNEQRLNEINSSLETILAKTKIYDNSMHSALLQKWILNLNSPCELRLKKGAKVMFLANKWGEYYNGEQGVIREFVKGEGGVEIILVQKDSGEVIRVEPHTYELYDYHMKDEELSQTLKANYMQFPLKLAYAITIHKSQGMSIEKFACNVDNIFANGQLYVALSRAISADGLYIQYTKNIDFADYLKKVVKIDNEVSDFYRNSKFIKENIT; encoded by the coding sequence TTGTTAAACGATATCTTAAACATTTTAAATGATTCTAATCTATTTTTAACCGGCGGTGGCGGAGTTGGAAAAAGTTATACTATCAAAGAGATAATTAGTCACTATAAAAGTGGGTTTAAAAATGTAGTTGTGCTGGGAAGCACCGGTATAAGCGCTGTTGGAGTAGGTGGCGTTAGCTGTCACAGTTTTTTTAAATTTGGAATTAGTGAGAACTTTGAAGAGTTAAAACTTCTTGATAAAAAGCAAAAATCTAAGTTAAATGAGCTAAAAAAAATACTTAAAAATTGTGATTTATTAATCATTGATGAGATTTCTATGGTTAGTGCTGAGCTGATGGAGATGATAAGCTTAAGACTTATTTGGTCTGAATTTAGAGGTAAAGTTTTGCTTGTAGGGGATTTTTATCAGCTTCCACCAGTTAAAAAATCTGCTCAAAATCTATTATTTAGCTTTAATTACGCATTTAGTTCAAATGCTTGGAATAACCTAAATCTCAAAAATGTAGAGCTTAGAGTTTCAAAAAGAACTAAAGATGTTGGATTTTATAAGATACTATCAAAAATACGAATAGGAGTGATAGACGATGAAATTTGCGATTTTTTAAAGAGCAAAATTGTGCGTGAAATTCCAAATAACATAACAGCTCTTTTTGGTAGAAATTATGAAGCTGATAGATTAAACGAACAGCGTTTAAATGAGATAAACTCTAGTTTAGAGACGATACTTGCTAAAACTAAAATTTATGATAACTCAATGCATAGCGCCCTTTTGCAGAAGTGGATTTTAAATTTAAACTCTCCTTGCGAACTTAGGTTGAAAAAAGGAGCCAAAGTTATGTTTTTAGCCAACAAATGGGGTGAATACTATAACGGCGAGCAAGGCGTCATAAGAGAATTTGTAAAAGGCGAGGGAGGAGTTGAGATCATTTTGGTGCAAAAAGATAGCGGAGAAGTCATAAGAGTAGAACCGCATACTTATGAACTATATGATTATCATATGAAAGATGAAGAGTTATCACAAACTTTAAAAGCTAACTATATGCAGTTCCCTTTGAAGCTAGCTTACGCCATTACTATCCATAAATCTCAAGGTATGAGTATAGAAAAATTTGCTTGTAATGTGGATAATATATTTGCAAACGGTCAGCTATACGTGGCACTTTCAAGAGCTATTAGCGCAGATGGACTTTATATACAATACACGAAAAATATAGATTTTGCGGATTATTTAAAAAAAGTGGTTAAGATAGACAATGAAGTTAGTGATTTTTATAGAAATAGCAAATTTATAAAGGAGAATATTACATGA
- the lolA gene encoding outer membrane lipoprotein carrier protein (Pfam match to PF03548.11 LolA), whose protein sequence is MKKFIIILAIVIGVYGANELDFNTLSSNFTQTVTSQNKKITYTGYFVAHKEIGAFWHYKTPATKLIYFNYGRVTILEPELEQAILTDLKDSPNLTEILRAAKKVSNNEFKAVYDDTTYNIKVKNSMPSEISYSDKLGNLVKITLSDTRKNEPINTGILEPNIPENFDILAN, encoded by the coding sequence ATGAAAAAATTTATAATTATTTTAGCAATTGTCATTGGTGTTTATGGGGCTAATGAGCTTGATTTTAATACTCTTTCAAGCAACTTCACGCAAACAGTCACAAGTCAAAATAAAAAAATAACATACACAGGATACTTTGTCGCGCACAAAGAGATAGGCGCATTTTGGCACTACAAAACTCCCGCTACTAAACTTATATATTTTAATTACGGAAGAGTTACTATTTTAGAGCCTGAGTTAGAACAAGCCATACTTACAGACTTAAAAGACTCTCCAAATTTAACAGAAATTTTAAGGGCAGCAAAAAAAGTTTCTAACAATGAGTTCAAAGCAGTATATGATGACACTACATATAACATCAAAGTAAAAAACTCGATGCCATCAGAGATAAGTTATAGCGACAAATTAGGAAATTTGGTCAAAATAACTCTTAGCGATACAAGGAAAAATGAGCCTATAAACACGGGAATTTTAGAACCTAATATCCCTGAAAACTTTGATATATTAGCAAACTAG
- a CDS encoding lipoprotein, NlpC/P60 family, possible peptidase (SH3 domains) (Pfam matches to PF12913.3 SH3_6, and to PF13539.2 Peptidase_M15_4, and to PF12914.3 SH3_7, and to PF00877.15 NLPC_P60, and to PF12912.3 N_NLPC_P60) gives MKRLVYSVLVLFFVGCAPKIDQIPQPEPILSLKFEQNASILPDLGKSIKANEFELLSKLFSVWNDEIKESKNELMWAFSVYKNSPNKKYYGESKLPRNDEWFLAQKDNANFDKFKSILQPAITIANTEIRDFPTIEKLFLDPTKAGEGYPFDYLQESVLGTFHPLLVSHFSKDGAWAFVKSDSLWGFVRSKDIKLLTKKEVDEFQRYKFAVFTKDNEAIKDENGKFLFYSRIGSIFPYDSQDYLSFKFKNNFTVSKEYAKQFQTINSQNLKTTLNGLLGQNYGWGGENKLRDCSLFIKDYFSSFGVWLPRNSKAQGQIGRVINLKNLTNDEKKDMIKKYAIPFLTLLYMPGHIMIYAGDINGTLTSVHDSWGIKTKDNGRAMIGKIAITDLEIGKGDESISDKALLLSKITSMNIIIKDEKSAFQNGYGVKIENNRVIFDDNSSMIFDDGKQKTYDELINHPSVKDMLTYDYPLLEPLDAKLIDAGRFRNEQFFSKIYGKTKDEVQSNLINVVWLKNSVNKTFKFNSKNGAAKALQKVSDELDFMVKNNPNLLKYLDNPAGTFNYRKISKTDLLSAHSWGIAIDINVDMSDYWQWSKDGKYHNNIPKDIVEVFEKNGFIWGGRWEHFDTMHFEYRPEFSQIWLNKG, from the coding sequence ATGAAAAGACTTGTTTATTCTGTTTTAGTGCTATTTTTTGTCGGGTGCGCCCCCAAAATAGATCAAATTCCACAGCCAGAACCTATACTTAGCCTTAAATTTGAACAAAACGCGAGTATTTTACCAGATCTTGGTAAAAGCATAAAAGCTAATGAATTTGAGCTGTTAAGTAAGCTTTTTAGCGTCTGGAATGATGAGATCAAAGAGAGTAAAAATGAGCTTATGTGGGCTTTTAGCGTATATAAAAATAGTCCAAATAAGAAGTATTACGGAGAGAGCAAACTTCCAAGAAACGATGAGTGGTTTTTAGCTCAAAAAGATAATGCAAATTTTGATAAATTCAAAAGCATTTTGCAGCCCGCCATTACAATTGCAAATACGGAAATTAGGGATTTCCCAACTATCGAAAAACTATTTTTAGATCCGACAAAAGCCGGTGAAGGATATCCGTTTGATTACTTGCAAGAGTCTGTTTTGGGTACTTTTCATCCACTTTTAGTCTCTCATTTTAGCAAAGACGGTGCGTGGGCATTCGTAAAAAGCGACTCTTTATGGGGTTTTGTTAGATCAAAAGATATCAAATTGCTAACAAAAAAAGAAGTAGATGAATTCCAAAGATATAAATTTGCGGTATTTACGAAAGATAACGAAGCGATAAAAGATGAAAATGGCAAATTTCTGTTTTATTCTAGGATAGGATCGATATTTCCATACGATTCTCAAGACTACTTATCTTTTAAATTTAAAAATAACTTCACAGTGAGCAAAGAGTATGCGAAACAATTTCAAACGATAAATAGCCAAAATTTAAAAACAACACTAAATGGGCTACTTGGTCAAAACTATGGATGGGGTGGAGAGAACAAGCTAAGAGACTGCTCGTTATTTATCAAAGACTATTTTAGCTCGTTTGGTGTTTGGCTACCTAGAAACTCAAAAGCTCAAGGGCAGATCGGCAGAGTTATAAATTTAAAAAATCTAACAAATGATGAGAAAAAAGATATGATAAAAAAATACGCAATTCCATTTTTAACACTACTTTATATGCCGGGTCATATTATGATATATGCAGGAGATATAAACGGAACTTTAACATCAGTGCATGACTCATGGGGGATAAAAACTAAAGATAATGGTAGAGCCATGATAGGCAAAATCGCCATAACCGATCTTGAAATAGGAAAAGGAGACGAAAGTATAAGCGATAAAGCACTACTACTTTCTAAAATAACATCTATGAATATAATCATAAAAGATGAAAAATCAGCATTTCAAAATGGTTATGGAGTAAAAATAGAAAACAATAGAGTAATTTTTGATGATAATTCTAGTATGATTTTTGATGATGGAAAACAAAAAACATATGATGAACTCATAAATCATCCAAGCGTAAAAGATATGCTAACTTATGATTATCCGCTGCTTGAGCCTCTTGATGCGAAACTTATAGACGCGGGAAGATTTAGAAATGAACAATTTTTCTCAAAAATATATGGAAAAACAAAAGATGAAGTGCAATCAAATTTAATCAATGTCGTATGGCTTAAAAATTCAGTCAATAAAACATTTAAATTTAACTCAAAAAACGGTGCTGCAAAAGCTCTGCAAAAAGTTAGCGATGAACTGGATTTTATGGTAAAAAACAATCCAAATTTATTAAAATATTTAGATAATCCAGCAGGCACTTTCAACTATAGAAAAATATCAAAAACGGATCTTTTATCAGCTCATAGCTGGGGTATAGCCATAGATATAAATGTAGATATGAGCGACTACTGGCAATGGAGCAAAGATGGAAAATATCACAATAATATACCAAAAGATATAGTAGAAGTTTTCGAAAAAAATGGTTTCATATGGGGAGGAAGATGGGAACATTTCGATACGATGCATTTTGAATATCGTCCGGAGTTTAGCCAAATATGGCTAAACAAAGGATAA